A portion of the Streptomyces erythrochromogenes genome contains these proteins:
- a CDS encoding ATP-grasp domain-containing protein — MTSDTGLDQDTDLPLLLDALRAEGLSAEPVAWDADPGRWGGFDLAVIRSTWDYVGRLGEFLAWAEATARVTRLWNPAPLVRWNSDKRYLLDLAGRGVPVVPTRCIAPGAQCAEEDFDGPHGVVVKPSVSAGARDTARYEPGRAADAVLHARMLLEQGRTAMVQPYLPLVEEGERALVFFAGTFSHAIRKQALLTEPGQMDNSRVAHPGAALHTPTEAELRTARAALAAAPVRGEPLFARVDLVLDEARGPVVMELELIEPNLFIGLAPQGADRLALAVAVAAREAKA, encoded by the coding sequence GTGACGAGCGACACCGGACTCGACCAGGACACCGATCTGCCGCTGCTGCTGGACGCCTTGCGCGCGGAGGGTCTGTCCGCGGAGCCGGTGGCCTGGGACGCGGACCCGGGGCGCTGGGGCGGCTTCGACCTGGCCGTCATCCGCTCGACCTGGGACTACGTCGGACGGCTTGGGGAGTTCCTGGCCTGGGCCGAAGCCACGGCCCGCGTGACCCGGCTGTGGAATCCGGCACCGCTGGTGCGCTGGAACAGCGACAAGCGCTATCTGCTCGACCTCGCCGGGCGCGGGGTTCCCGTGGTGCCGACCCGCTGCATCGCCCCGGGCGCACAGTGCGCCGAGGAGGACTTCGACGGCCCGCACGGAGTGGTGGTCAAGCCCTCGGTGTCCGCGGGCGCGCGGGACACCGCGCGCTACGAGCCGGGCCGCGCGGCTGACGCCGTACTGCACGCCCGCATGCTGCTGGAGCAGGGGCGCACCGCGATGGTCCAGCCGTACCTGCCGCTGGTGGAGGAGGGCGAACGAGCCCTGGTCTTCTTCGCCGGGACCTTCAGCCACGCGATCCGCAAGCAGGCCCTGCTGACCGAGCCCGGGCAGATGGACAACTCCCGCGTGGCGCACCCCGGGGCCGCGCTCCACACCCCGACCGAGGCGGAGCTGCGTACGGCGCGGGCGGCGCTGGCCGCGGCTCCCGTCCGGGGCGAGCCGCTGTTCGCCCGGGTGGACCTGGTACTGGACGAGGCGAGGGGGCCGGTGGTCATGGAACTGGAGCTCATCGAGCCGAACCTGTTCATCGGACTCGCCCCGCAGGGAGCGGACCGGCTCGCCCTGGCCGTGGCGGTGGCGGCCCGGGAAGCGAAGGCGTAG
- a CDS encoding endonuclease/exonuclease/phosphatase family protein, whose product MRRVARWRSAGGARGRVLAALALLTAAVLTFHSAVPNAVGRLGSLVEAFLPWLGLVVALLLVAALVRRSAVALVALLLPALAWLGQFGGLLLPSERGAPHLTVVQHNVSDENPDPAGTAAALAAAAPELVALEEVTPSALPAYAAALESRYPHHAVEGTVGLWSKYPLTGVRRLDIKPAGIGEGWSRGLRAGVSTPEGEVAVYVAHLPSVRIRPSGFASQLRDESARLLGAAVAAEPVDRVVLLGDLNGTVDDRGLAPLTSRMAAPRRGFALSWPASFPVSRIDQVLARSATLAEIRTLPATGSDHLPVVARITWEPAAGS is encoded by the coding sequence ATGCGCCGCGTCGCCCGGTGGCGGTCGGCCGGGGGCGCGCGCGGACGCGTTCTGGCCGCGCTCGCCCTGCTGACCGCCGCCGTGCTGACCTTCCACTCCGCCGTGCCGAATGCGGTCGGCCGCCTCGGCAGCCTGGTGGAGGCCTTCCTGCCCTGGCTCGGCCTGGTGGTTGCGCTGCTGCTCGTGGCGGCGCTGGTACGCCGGTCGGCCGTGGCCCTGGTGGCCCTGCTGCTGCCCGCCCTCGCGTGGCTGGGCCAGTTCGGCGGGCTGCTCCTCCCATCGGAACGCGGCGCACCCCACCTCACGGTGGTCCAGCACAACGTCAGCGACGAGAACCCGGACCCGGCGGGCACCGCCGCCGCCCTGGCCGCAGCCGCGCCGGAACTCGTCGCTCTGGAGGAAGTGACCCCCTCCGCACTGCCGGCCTACGCGGCGGCCCTGGAGTCGCGGTATCCGCACCACGCGGTCGAGGGCACGGTCGGCCTCTGGTCGAAGTACCCGCTGACGGGCGTACGGCGCCTGGACATCAAACCCGCGGGAATCGGGGAGGGCTGGAGCCGCGGGCTGCGGGCCGGGGTGAGCACCCCGGAGGGGGAGGTCGCCGTGTACGTCGCCCACCTGCCCTCGGTCCGCATCCGGCCGTCCGGCTTCGCCTCGCAGCTGCGGGACGAGAGCGCGCGGCTGCTGGGCGCGGCCGTCGCCGCCGAGCCGGTGGACCGGGTGGTCCTGCTGGGGGACCTGAACGGGACCGTGGACGACCGCGGGCTCGCTCCGTTGACCTCGCGGATGGCGGCGCCCCGGCGGGGCTTCGCCCTCAGCTGGCCCGCGTCCTTCCCGGTGTCGCGGATCGACCAGGTCCTGGCGCGCTCGGCGACCCTCGCCGAGATCCGGACGCTGCCCGCCACCGGCAGTGACCACCTGCCGGTCGTCGCCCGCATCACCTGGGAGCCCGCGGCCGGCTCATAG